In Microbacterium terrisoli, the genomic stretch CGCGCAAGCGCGGCACGGCGCTGGTGACGATCCTGGAGGCATACCGTGCGGCCGGGTGGGAGTTCGACGCCGCCGAGCTGCCCGACTATCTGCCGGCGGTGCTGGAGTTCTCGGCCATGAGCGAATCCGAGATCGCCGGGGCCCTGCTGTCGAGCCACCGCGAAGGCATCGAGGTGCTGCGGGCGGCGCTGGAGGGCATGGACAGCCCGTGGGCGGACGTGACCCGTGCGGTCACGCTGTCGCTGCCCCCGATCGACGAGGCCACGCGTGAGCGCTACCTCGACCTGATCAGTGAAGGGCCGCCCACCGAGACGGTGGGGCTGAGCTTCCTCGGCAATCTGCCCCCGTACTCGCCACACGCACCGAATGCGAGGGAGGACCGATGAACACCCTGTCCATGCTCCTGTGGGTCGCCTTGCCGTACGCGGGCATCGCGGTGTTCGTCGTCGGGCACATCTGGCGGTACCGCTACGACAAGTTCGGCTGGACGACCAGGTCCAGTCAGACGTACGAGAACCGCCTGCTGCGCTGGGGATCGCCGATGTTCCACTTCGGCATCCTGTGCGTCCTGGTCGGGCACGCCGTGGGTCTGCTCGTCCCCCGCGAGTGGCTCTATGCGATCGGCATCGACGAGCACATGTACCACATCGGTGCGACGGTGCTGGGCACCGCCGCGGCCATCCTGACGCTGGCCGGCCTTGCGATCCTGATCTATCGACGCCGCACCGTGGGCCCGGTGTTCCTGGCGACCACGCCGATGGACAAGGTCATGTACGTCTTCCTCGGGCTCACGCTCGTGTTCGGCACGCTGGCCACCTTCATCTACCAGCTGTTCGGCCCCGGATACGAGTACCGTGCGACGATCGGACCCTGGGTGCGCAGCATCCTGCTCCTGCAGCCGCGGCCCGACCTCATGACCGGGGCTCCGCTGATGTTCCAGCTGCACGCGCTGACGGCCACGCTGCTGTTCATCCTGTGGCCCTTCACGCGGCTCGTGCACGTGTTCTCGGCGCCGGTGCAGTACCTTTTCCGCCCGTACATCGTGTACCGCTCGCGCGACGAGCACCGCAGCGGCGCCCGCGCCACCCGCCGTGGTTGGGACCCGGTCTCGGCCCCCGACCCACAGCGGCTGCGCCGCCCGTAGCCGGCAGCGCACAAGAGAGGCGGCATCCGGCCAGTCCGGGTGCCGCCTCTCCGTGTTGCTGTGTTGCTGTGGGCTATTCGGTTTCGCCCACGACGTCCGGCAGAGCCTCGACGACCGGCGAAGCCGCTTTCTCGGGCCTGGGCATCCGGGTGATCGCCGGAATGATCAGCGACACCAGTGCGATGATGCCGATCACGGTGTAGCCGAGCGTGTAGTTCTTCACCTCGCCGTCGCCGATGAGGGCAGCGATGATCGGCGGGCCGATGATGCCACCCAGGCTCCAGCCGATGATCATCAGGCCGTAGATGGCGCCGGCGTGCTTGACTCCGAAGAAGTCACCGGCCGTGGCAGGCATGGTGCCGAAGCCGCCGCCGTAGCAGAGGTAGACCACCGCCGCCAGCACGAAGAACAGCACGGCGTTCGTGGCGTGCGGGATCAGCAGCAGGCAGATGCCCTGCAGGCCGAGCATGAGCGCGAACGCCCACATGCGGCCGGTGAACCCCGAAATCCACGCCCAGAAGATCCGGCCGCCGCCGTTGAACAGCGCCAGCACACCGACCAGGGCCGCAGCCCCG encodes the following:
- the narJ gene encoding nitrate reductase molybdenum cofactor assembly chaperone, whose product is MAFATRSRARATPRRKLPPQLDALTLSRQQRQRVHMAAAVLLDYPDDAWFAKLATVRTLIAPLPEKLRAPLEQFMDAAIRAGAGDWERLYVTTFDLKRKCSLYLTYFATGDTRKRGTALVTILEAYRAAGWEFDAAELPDYLPAVLEFSAMSESEIAGALLSSHREGIEVLRAALEGMDSPWADVTRAVTLSLPPIDEATRERYLDLISEGPPTETVGLSFLGNLPPYSPHAPNAREDR
- the narI gene encoding respiratory nitrate reductase subunit gamma produces the protein MNTLSMLLWVALPYAGIAVFVVGHIWRYRYDKFGWTTRSSQTYENRLLRWGSPMFHFGILCVLVGHAVGLLVPREWLYAIGIDEHMYHIGATVLGTAAAILTLAGLAILIYRRRTVGPVFLATTPMDKVMYVFLGLTLVFGTLATFIYQLFGPGYEYRATIGPWVRSILLLQPRPDLMTGAPLMFQLHALTATLLFILWPFTRLVHVFSAPVQYLFRPYIVYRSRDEHRSGARATRRGWDPVSAPDPQRLRRP